From the genome of Corallococcus macrosporus DSM 14697:
TGACCGCGGCCGGCCGGGACTTCCATCTGGCGTGGGATTTGTCAGCCCTGGATGCCTTTGGAGCGGGGGCGTTCAACCTGACGTTCTCCCTGTTCTACAACCCGGAGCTCTCCGGGCTCTCCGCCGGCCCCACGACCATCGTGGGGATGCGCTTCCGGACGCCCGCTTCACCGGATGAGAACACCGTGCTCCACGAGGCTGGCCATTACCTGGGGCTGGCCGCATCCACCCTGCCCGACCAGACGGGGAGCGCCAACCCCGAGTGGTATCTGAAGAATGGCAACCATTGCAAAGCGGGTGGAAACTCATGCGTCATGTACGACACCGCCAGCGTCAACACCGTGTTCTGCGCGACGTGCCTGGACGCGGTGAGTGCCAGGGATTTGAGCAACCCACCCGTCTGGGGAGGCAATCCCTTCTGAGGGGCCGGCTGACAGGGTGGGCCCTCGTCGCGGGGCTCGTCCTGACGGGGTGTCAGGACAGGACCTCCAGAGCAGCCGTGGGGCCCGGGCTCCAGTCATCACAACGCGGCACGGCGAGCGAATCTTCGGGGAGCGCAGGAGGGAATGGCGAGATGACGGACGAAGCGGTGTTGCGGATTCACGGAGTCATCGGTCACGGCAAGACGCCGCATCATCCAGCCCTCCCGGCGGGGAGGGCCGGCCTCGCCTTCACCTGGCTGCCGGCGCGAGGCGACCAGGGCGCCACGGTGGCGCTCTTCGGCACTGGCACGGTGGGGATGCCACACGCGGTGGTGTATGGCGGCTACCTGGATGGCGCCATCCTCGTCGTCGCCATCCATCTGGCCACCGGCCAGGTGTATGCGAGCGCGCCCGTGGACTCGGACGTCGTGCCCCTGAGCGCGCGACGGTTGGACCCGGACGCGGCGGTCGCCTCGGCGTCTCCGCTGGCCCAGAAGATGAGCATGACGACGCACTTCAACGCCGACCTGGCCGTGTTGCTGGGACTGCCGGCGGAGGGTGGGGACTACGGCGTCTTCCTCTGGCTGGACGACCTGACGACGCCCGTCCAGCGTGTGCATGTCCCGGAGAACGCCGCGCGCCGGGCTCCGGCGGCGAGCAGGCCCGCCGCCGTGGAGCTCACCGTGGGTGGAGCCGCCCATGCCCCCGCGCGGGGAGAGGAGGCCATCGCGCTCGAATGGGCGCCCGGGAAGGCGCGGCTGGTGGGCAGCCTGGCTGCGTCCGCGCTGGACCGGGAGCCCGACTCCGCGCGGGAGCCCCCACCGCTCACCGTGCTGGCGCTCTGCCAGCGGAGTCGCGCGCTCGGGTGGCACAGCACGCCCGTGGCGGAGCGGATGCGGAAGGCCGGCGGCCATTCCTTCGAGGTCGATCCGGGCGCGCTCGTCCAGTGCGCCGTGCCCCCCGAGCGGCGCTTCGCGCTGGCGGTCCTCGGCGGGCTGGGCCCGGCCGTCGCCGTCATTCCCCCCGATGAGCCAGCGCGATAGCTGAGACCACGGAGCGCGAGTGGACGGCGCGGGTGGCCACGAGCCGGAATGGACAGCCACGCAGGCCAGGGTCCGCCACGGCCGGGACGTGAGCCTCACGAGGCGAGCCGGAGACACGTCCTGTGATTGTGACGAGACAGGCCTCCACGCCGTCTGTCCTTGGCGCTGATGACCGGGACGTCTCGCCGCCGGCCCAGGCCTCTCCCCGAGGCGCTGGGCCGTTTCATTGATGACGCGCCTCATACAGGCAAAGGCGCGATGCGTCACAGAGTCCCGGAATCACTTCCGCCCCACGGGGTGTCAAAAACACACCATTTACACTACGTGAAAACACCAATACACAGCGCAGGTCCCGATTCGGGGACAACTCGCAATGAGGGGGAAGTCATGAAGAAGCTCAATACGTTGGGAGTGATGGGTCTGCTGTCCCTGGCCGCCGTGGGTTGCGGTGGTGAGTACACGCCGGAGGAAGAGCAGGCCATGCAGTTGGAGCCGACGGGCGAGGTGCAGCAGCGCGAGGAGACCGCGTGGATTGACGCGGGCCAGACGCGTGACTTCTCGACGTGGCTGTTTGGCGTGACGCCGTTCTCCATCAAGAACGATTCCTACACGGACAGCGTGCCGTTCTCGGCCTACTGCGGCTCCAACAGCATCACCGGCAGCGTCTCGCCGCGGGCCACGTACACCAGCAGCCTGAACTGCGCCTGGCCGGGCGCGCGCCTCTACGTGCACAACGACGGCTACCTCGTCGGCAACCAGGTCATCTTCGTCCGCACCTGGTAGCGCGCTGACGCCGTAGCCCGCCATCCGGATGGCGCGGCCTGGGGGAACTCTCTGCAGGGGGTTCCCCTTTTTCACGTCCGCTCGGCCCTTGACTGAACGTGCTTTCAGGCCCACGGTAGGCCCATGAAGGCGCGCCCCATCGACAATCCGCCCAACCCGTGGGCGAGCACCGCGGTGGAGTACCTGGACGAAATCCCGCCGTCCAAGCTGGAGGTCTTCGAGGACCACAGCCGGCAGGTGCTGTCCCACAACGACAGCCCGGACGTGGGCTTCAATTGGAGCGTCAACCCGTACCGCGGCTGTCTCCACGCCTGCGCGTACTGCTACGCGCGGCCCACGCACCAGTACCTGGACCTGGGGGCGGGCACCGACTTCGAAACGAAGCTGGTGGTGAAGCCCCGGGCGCCGGAGCTGCTCCGCGAGGCCTTCGAGAAGCCCTCCTGGAAGGGTGAAACCGTCGTCTTCAGCGGCGTCACCGACTGCTACCAGCCGCTGGAGGCCTCTCTGCGCCTGACGCGGGGCTGTCTGGAGGTCTGCGCGGCGTACCGCAACCCGGTGGGCATCATCACCAAGGGCGTGCTCATCGAGCGGGACCTGGACGTCCTCCAGCGGCTGGCGCGGGACGCGCGCCTGTGGGTCAGCATCAGCCTCCCCTTCCACAACGCGGAGCTGGCCCGGGCCATGGAGCCGTATGCCGCGTCCCCCATGCGCCGGCTGCTGACCATCCGCCGGCTCACCGAGGCGGGCATCGACGTGGCCGTCTCCGTGGCGCCCATCATCCCGGGCCTCAATGACGAGGACATCCACCGGGTGCTGGCCGCGGCGCGCGAGGCCGGCGCCACCCGCGCGCACCACACGCTGGTGCGGCTGCCCGGCCCGGTGAAGGACGTCTTCGCGGAGCGGCTGCGCGCGAAGCTGCCCCTGCGCGCGGAGCGGGTGCTCCACCGCATCCGCGAGACGCGCGGCGGGGAGCTCAACGACAGCCGCTTCAAGCACCGCATGCGCGGCGACGGCCTCTACGCGGAGACCATCCACCGCCTCTTCCAGACGGCGGCGCGCAAGGTGGGCCTCCGCGGCTCGTACATCACCGAAGACGCCCCGGACACCTTCCGGCGTCCGGAGCGCGAGCCGCCGCCCACGCCGCAGCTCAGCCTCTTCTGAGCGCGCCCGCGGGCGGCGGGCGTCATTTCCGGATGGCTTGGACGACGGAGATGAGGATGACGGAGCCCACCGTCGCCACCAGCAGCGACCAGAGGTTGAAGCCCGTCACGCCGGTGCCGCCCATCATGCTGAAAATCCAGCCACCAATCATGGCCCCGACGATGCCGGTGGCGATGTTGGCGAACATGCCCATGCGGGCGTTGGTGCCCTTGATGATGCTGGCCAGCCACCCCGCGATGCCACCCAGCACCAGCCACGTACAGATTCCCATGACGACCTCCTTGCCCTCCGGTTGCTATCAGACCTCCCGCCGGCGCGCAGCGCCCGGCCGTCCCTGATTCCTACGCACGGGCGCATGCCCCATTGCCTCAGGGCCTCGAAAACGGCGACGCCCCGTGCCTCGCTCGGAGACACGGGGCGCCCGCAGCGCTTCAAACGCGCGCGGAGGTCCGCTCAGTCCTTGCCGAGCATCCCGTCCCGCAGGCTGCCATCCACCGGGCTCTTGCCCACGAAGACGGAGAACAGCGCGTCGGAGAAGTCCTTGCCCTCGACGGAGATCTCCTTGCCCGTCTTGCTGGACACCTGCGTGCCCT
Proteins encoded in this window:
- a CDS encoding PA0069 family radical SAM protein, yielding MKARPIDNPPNPWASTAVEYLDEIPPSKLEVFEDHSRQVLSHNDSPDVGFNWSVNPYRGCLHACAYCYARPTHQYLDLGAGTDFETKLVVKPRAPELLREAFEKPSWKGETVVFSGVTDCYQPLEASLRLTRGCLEVCAAYRNPVGIITKGVLIERDLDVLQRLARDARLWVSISLPFHNAELARAMEPYAASPMRRLLTIRRLTEAGIDVAVSVAPIIPGLNDEDIHRVLAAAREAGATRAHHTLVRLPGPVKDVFAERLRAKLPLRAERVLHRIRETRGGELNDSRFKHRMRGDGLYAETIHRLFQTAARKVGLRGSYITEDAPDTFRRPEREPPPTPQLSLF
- a CDS encoding GlsB/YeaQ/YmgE family stress response membrane protein, coding for MGICTWLVLGGIAGWLASIIKGTNARMGMFANIATGIVGAMIGGWIFSMMGGTGVTGFNLWSLLVATVGSVILISVVQAIRK